One genomic window of Fusarium verticillioides 7600 chromosome 2, whole genome shotgun sequence includes the following:
- a CDS encoding aromatic-L-amino-acid decarboxylase, whose protein sequence is MPRILRWTMSRPQILFLSCIGFAVALTAMLYGNIIKPSTVTSVFSKTMSTRPVVVVGSGLAGLSASYEALQRGAPSVHLLDRAPKPGGNSIKASSGINGAGTKYQRAAGVESDTLFYSDSVKSAGARFHLTQPPVDREALITKLTTESAAAVNWLVDEIGVDLSVVAPLGGHSVARTHRGAGKTPPGAAIIITLLSKLKENEKFSITNLAEVKALLKEGNTVKGVEYEFEGKKHNLEGSVLFASGGFAGDATGLLARYRPDLKGIPSTNEERPGSHDILTAVGAELLDMDSVQIHPTGFVDPATPNSMLKFLAAEMLRGEGGILLSPDGSRFVNEMDTREHVSNAIMKLPTATHGDDVIKQWDITILLDPGASAASANHISFYEWKGLLKKVKVRDLKPAQIAAVDKYAEAVAEGTDDEFGRKQRGRWTLKAGEGNRDEDIYIGRVTPITHFTMGGVAIDEKARVLTKNGDKLEPIPGLFAAGEITGGIHGDNRLGGSSLLECVVYGRTAGAGVVGPDQ, encoded by the coding sequence ATGCCTCGCATCCTTCGCTGGACCATGAGCAGGCCGCAGATCCTGTTCCTTTCATGCATTGGCTTCGCAGTCGCACTTACTGCTATGCTCTACGGAAACATCATTAAACCTTCGACTGTAACTTCTGTTTTCTCAAAGACCATGTCCACGCGTcccgtcgtcgtcgttggcTCCGGCCTCGCCGGTTTATCAGCATCGTATGAGGCTCTTCAGCGCGGGGCTCCATcggttcatcttcttgatcgcgCGCCTAAGCCTGGTGGTAACAGCATCAAGGCTTCGTCTGGTATCAACGGTGCGGGCACCAAGTATCAGCGCGCTGCTGGCGTGGAGAGCGATACACTTTTCTACAGCGACTCTGTCAAATCGGCTGGGGCACGGTTCCATCTCACCCAGCCTCCTGTCGATCGTGAGGCTCTCATCACAAAACTTACTACCGAATCAGCAGCTGCAGTCAACtggcttgttgatgagattggtGTAGATCTCAGCGTCGTGGCACCCCTAGGAGGCCACAGCGTTGCTCGCACTCACCGCGGCGCTGGAAAGACACCGCCCGGAGCCGCCATCATTATCACTTTACTCAGCAAACTCAAAGAGAATGAAAAGTTCTCTATTACCAACCTTGCTGAAGTCAAGGCACTACTTAAGGAGGGAAACACCGTCAAGGGTGTCGAGTACGAATTTGAAGGGAAGAAGCATAACCTAGAGGGATCAGTCTTGTTCGCCAGTGGTGGTTTCGCTGGAGATGCTACAGGTCTTCTGGCACGTTATCGCCCTGACCTCAAGGGGATCCCTTCGACAAACGAGGAGAGACCGGGATCTCACGATATTCTCACCGCCGTGGGAGCTGAACTATTAGATATGGACAGCGTGCAAATTCATCCAACAGGTTTCGTTGATCCTGCGACGCCCAACTCCATGCTCAAGTTTCTCGCGGCCGAGATGCTCCGTGGTGAAGGCGGTATTCTCCTTTCACCTGACGGTTCTCGCTTCGTTAACGAGATGGATACTCGTGAGCATGTCAGCAATGCTATTATGAAGCTACCAACTGCCACCCATGGCGACGATGTTATCAAGCAATGGGATATCACTATTCTTCTTGACCCCGGTGCCTCTGCTGCATCAGCCAACCACATTAGCTTCTATGAATGGAAAggccttctcaagaaggtcaaggtgcGCGATCTCAAGCCCGCTCAGATAGCCGCTGTGGATAAATATGCCGAGGCTGTCGCTGAGGGCACAGACGACGAGTTCGGCCGTAAGCAGCGAGGGCGCTGGACACTCAAGGCTGGAGAGGGAAATCGGGATGAGGATATCTATATCGGCCGAGTAACGCCCATCACACATTTCACTATGGGAGGAGTcgccattgatgagaaggcccGTGTATTGACGAAGAATGGTGATAAGCTTGAGCCTATTCCTGGCCTCTTTGCTGCCGGTGAGATTACAGGAGGTATTCATGGAGATAATCGCCTGGGAGGGTCTTCTCTGCTGGAGTGTGTTGTGTATGGAAGGACGGCTGGTGCTGGGGTTGTTGGCCCGGATCAGTGA